The nucleotide sequence GTTGACTTTGGTTATCTGGCAACCGCGGGGGCTGTCAATTGGTTATCCGGCTGTCGGTGGAGCACTGTTGGCCTTGGCGATCGGGGTAGTCACGTTCGGTGATGTCGCAGAGGTAACCTCTATTGTTTGGAATGCGACGCTAGCATTAATCGGGATTATTATTATCTCGCTCGTATTGGACGAAATCGGTTTTTTTGAATGGGCTGCGCTCCATATGGCTCGTTTTGCCAAAGGGAATGGGCGGCTTATGTTCGTTTATGTCATCCTGCTTGGTTCACTCGTATCTGCCTTGTTTACGAATGATGGGGCGGCCCTGATTTTGACACCGATTGTGTTGGCACAGGTGCGGGCATTAAAGCTGGATGCAAAAACGGTTTTGGCATTTGTCATGGCGAGCGGGTTTATTGCAGATACGAGTTCTTTGCCCTTTGTGATTAGTAATCTAGTGAATATTGTTTCCGCTGACTATTTTGATATTGGCTTTGCTGCGTATGCAGCCAAAATGATCATTCCGACTTTGTTTTCGATTGGTGGAAGTCTGCTGGTTTTGTACCTGTATTTTCGCAAAAGCATTCCGGCGCGGGTTGACCTTTCTCATCTGAAAAATCCGAGTGAAGCGATTCGCGACCATAGAATGTTTCGTCTGGCGTGGCCAATTCTTGCGGTTTTGTTGATTGGCTTTTTTGTTAGCGAGTCCATCCATACGCCTGTTTCAATCATCATTGCAGGGGCAGCTATCATTTTTTGCCTGGCTGCAAGAAAAAGTGAAGCGATCGCCATGCGGCGGATTATGAAAGAAGCGCCGTGGGTAGTCGTTGTTTTTTCGATTGGCATGTATGTCGTGGTGTGGGGACTGCACAACGCGAGATTGACTGACTTGGTCAAGGACACCCTGGATTGGTTCATGGCACATGGTTTATTGGCAACGACCTTGGGAACAGGCTTTTTGGCTGCTGTTCTTTCCTCTGTCATGAACAACCTTCCGACAGTGATGTTCAACGCGCTGGCGATTGCCGGGACACAGGCAGACGGAGTTTTGCGGGAAGCGATGATTTACGCGAATGTGATCGGGAGCGATCTGGGACCGAAAATGACGCCGATCGGATCACTTGCGACCTTGCTCTGGCTACATGTCTTGGGACGCAAAGACGTGACGATTACGTGGGGGCAGTATTTTCGGACGGGTGTTGTTTTGACCGTACCGACATTGACGTTCACCTTGCTCGGTTTGTATCTGACGTTGGTCTATTTTTCATAGGGAATGGAAAGCCTGCTGGCTAATAGTCAGCAGGCTTTTTCTTTAATCATGCGGCTTCACAGTGGAACAGGCAGAATAGGACAGGACAAGATAGGAAAAAATAGGCGCAATGTACGTAAAAAGGAGGATGTTTCCATGTGGCATGGCTGGCCGATCGAACGCGTACTCATTCTTTTTACTGGATTGGCGTTTGCCCTGATTGCGGTTCAGGTCACACTTTTTCACTCTAGACAAAACTTCCGACATTGGGCAATGTGGATTCCTGTGCTTGAGCTCCCTGTATTTGCGGTTACTGCTATTGTTTTATCGTTTGTGAATGCGGGGTGGCTGCGTTGGGTGTTTGCCTTGATGATGGTGGTTGGCATGGCTGGTGGTTTGTACGGAGCCTATTTACATACGGTCGGGGTTGGGCAGCGTGTGGGAGGTTATTCACAAGGTCAAAATTTTCTCGTCGGTCCTCCTGTGATTCTTCCTTTACTGATCACGGCAATGTCAGCATTAGGGCTTCTTGCGCTGTTTTGGTAAAAATCGTTTTCGAAGGGGTGAGAGGACATGGAGAAGCCTAAACGTTACCCATCCTATGATGTTTGGGATCAGCATACAGAGTGGGATGCTCACACCAGGAAAGTAGTAGGGGCCAGAAAAATGCCCGCGATTGCCAATCAATTTTTTACGAAGCCTGAATCATTGCTCTTGCAGACAGTCGTAGGGGTATTGGTCAATGATCACCGCTTAGAGGTGCTGACCTTTGTGGTGGAGCATCTGGATAATACGACGGCTAGTAATATCGGCGAGTCGCAACGAAAGGTCGGAGTTCCACCAAAAAAAGAGCTCTACCGCTCGGGCTTGAAAGGGATTGATGCGGAGAGTCATGCGGCTTATGGAACTGATTTTGTTGCGTTGAAGCTTGACCAGCAGGAAGCCGTTCTTCAACACGTCGCGAATGGGGGCATCCAAAACCAGGAGGCGTGGACAGACCTCGCTCCCGTAGATTTTTTCAAGCGGCTGCTGCATGACACAGTCAGTGCGTACTACTCACATCCGTTGGTTTGGTCGGATATCGGCTACGGAGGTCCCGCTTATCCGCGCGGCTATGTCCGGGTGGAAAAAGGATTGACGGACCCATGGGAGGCGAAAGCAAATGACGAGTCATGACCATCGTACGATTACTCATCGCCCCACTCCTGTGGATCAAAGAAAATACGCCGATGACGCAGATGTATGCATTGTCGGTGCTGGAGCGGCAGGGGGCGTGCTGGCTTATGAGCTGGCAAAGGCCGGGTTGCGTGTAGTCGTCTTGGAAGCAGGACCGTTTTGGGACCCGCAACACGATTTTGCCAGTGATGAGCTGTCGATGCGGAGATTGGCCTGGCAGGAAACGAGGCTGGTAGCAGGCAATGACCCGCTGCGTTTGGGACATAACAACTCAGGGCGGGGAATTGGGGGAGGCACCGTACATTTTACGGGGGTATTCCTGCGTTTCCACGAAAGTGATTTCAAGACAAAAACCGTAGACGGCGTAGGGGAAGACTGGCCAATTACGTATCAGGATCTTGCCCCGTACTACGACAAGATTGAACGGGAGATTGCGGTTTCCGGTCCGAATCATTTTCCGTGGGGTTCCTTTCAAGGCCCATATCCGTACCCTGTTCGAGAGCCAATCAGTGCCAATGCCCAACTGTTCCGGGAAGGATGCGAGAAGCTGGGGATCGAGAGTGTGGTTGCCCCTCTGGCGATTTTATCGGGTCCTTTTGATGGACGTCCCCCCTGTATCAATCGTGGCTTTTGCAATCAAGGGTGCATGCCGAATGCGAAGTACAGCGGGTTGATTCATCATATCCCCAAGGCGATAGCGGAGGGGGCAGAGGTGCTGTCCGACTGCATGGTGACGGAAATTTTGATGGCTGGCGACCGGGTCAGTGGCGTGTTGTTCAACCATAATGGTTTGACACACAGGCAAATGGCTCGTGTGGTCATTCTGGCCGGGTTTGTGGTGGAGACTCCCAGATTGCTGCTCAGTTCGGCGAATGCTCAGTTTCCACAAGGGCTGGCGAATTCGAGTGGATGGGTAGGAAAAGCAATTATGCCCCACTCTAGTCATGATGTATACGGACGACTACCGGAGGAAGTGCGATTGTATAAAGGAACACCTGTCCTTGCCTTGACCCAGCATTTTTACGAGACGGACCGGGAACGAGGATTTGCCCGTGGATATACGTTGAGTGCACACGGGTCACGTCCGGTCGGGATGGCGGCTGCTATTGCTGCCGAGAGGGAAGATGGCTCGTATTTATGGGGAAAACAGCTTCGAGAGACCATGCTGGATTACAATATGTATGCGCGGATCACCTTGGTCGGGGAAGTACTGCCTCATCCTGATAACAGAGTGACGCTCTCTGGGGAAAAAGATGAATATGGTATGCCAATCCCTACGGTAACGTTCAGCTATCAGGAGAACGACAAACAACTGTACAAGCATGCTATTGGACAAATGAACCGGATTGTAGAAGCGATGGGGGGGCAGCCGGAGCATGTGGTATCTGATACCGCTCATCTCATGGGGGGATGCCGAATGGGGAATGACAGGGAAACCTCCGTTGTGAATGAATTTGGGCAGTCACATGACATACCCAATCTTTTCATAGCGGGTGCTTCTACGTTCGTTACCTCGAGTGGCAGCAACCCGACAAATACAGTCATGGCGCTGGCTGCACGCACTGCAGACAAGATCGTTGAGGCGATGAAAAAGCAAGATGTATAAGCTGGGTTCACATAACTTTTGCGTTCTATCTTCCCCATCATATAAGCCATATAGTATACTGATAAACAGATATGTAAGGCAAAGGTGGGTATCCTTATGGAAATGGATTTGATGCAGGTTCTGTTTTTGTCAGAGACTTATAAGCTACTTGGTGACAAGACGCGCTTGACGATCATGGCTCTCCTGCAAGTACAGTCCTTATGTGTCCGTGATCTCGTGGAAATTTTGCAAACTTCCCAGCCTTCTGTTTCCCAGCACTTGGCTAAGCTAAAAACTCATGGTTTGGTCAAAGAGCGTCGGAAGGGACCGTGGGTATATTACTCCGTTAATACAGAATGCGGTCCTGAGGTTAAGCAAATTTTGTCTAACTTGCCGGATATGTCGCCAATCGTCAAACAAAAATCAGTTGCAAGTGAACCTTCATTTGGCTGATCAGTCGTAAAAAGCGTTGGATCAATTGAGATCCAACGCTTTTTTTAGTTCTTCCTTGTTAAATCCATGGATGACAATTTGCTCGCCGTTTTCCTTTTCAATGTAGGTTACAGGTGTCATGCTGGCGCCTAATTGAATGGCTTCCTGAAAATAAGCCTCGTTTTGACGAATGTCTCTGTCTTCGAAAGCAATGTTGTTTGAAGTCAGCCACATTTTTTCTTCCTGACAAGGACCGCAAGTGACTTGCGTATAGATAATAACCTTGTAAGCCATACAGTATTGCCCCTTTCAAAAGCAGAGTAAATGCCTTGCTCTTTCCAATATGAATGATCGGTCCTGACAAAGCAAGTAAACAACAGCATGGTTTGGAAAAATGAGGATGGATACGCACATAGGGGGCGGTACAAATTATATTCAGTGACGTCGAGGAGGTGAATGTAACGATGCCTAAACAAAACAGAGGTATGGGCCAAGCGAACCAAGCTAGCCAAGCAGCAAACACTGCGACTGAATTCGCAAGTGAAACAAACGCAGCAGAGGTTCGTCGTCAGAACCAACAATCCGCACAACGCGCTGCTTCCCAAGGCGCTGCGACTGAGTTCGCAAGTGAGACAAATGTTGCGGAAGTTCGTCGTCAAAACCAACAATCGGCTGCACAACAATCTTCTGGCCAAGCTACTGAGTAGGAGCCAGCGGACAAAAGCCCTCGCAATTTGCGGGGGTTTTCTTATTTTTACGTAAAGTCTATGCATGGAATGTGGTTTCTATCCTCGCACTGCACTTGCAAAAGCCTGGAAGTGGATGATACTGTGATTCGTAAATCAGCCCACTAGGAGGCAATTTCACATGATCATTGGAACAGGCATAGACATTGTGGAAATAGAGCGCATTGCTACTTTGATAAAAAGACAAGAGCGTGCGATCAAACACTTTTTGACCACAGAGGAACAACAGCTCCTGAATGGAAAGTCAGAGACGAGACAGGCGGAAATGGTTGCAGGCAGATTTGCTGCCAAGGAAGCAGGTGCAAAGGCTCTTGGCACAGGCATTGGTGCTGTACTCAGCTTTTTGGATATGGAAATTCTCCCGAATGATTCGGGCAAGCCAATCATGACCATAAAGCACGAGGTGTACAGCAAACTCGATCTGGACCCTGCTCGCGTTCATATTCATGTGAGTATTTCGCATAGCCAGACGCATGCGATTGCGCAAGTCATTGTAGAAGAACGATAGATGTTTTGAGCAACCTCGAGAAACTTGTCTGCATATTGGGACGAGGATGGACATACATTTATATCGCGTAGATCAGGAGGGACTACCTGCTCTTACACAGGAAGGCTAAGTCTGTAGCCGATCCAAGCGATATATCGCCAACTTCGTATCCATTCGCAACCATTGACACGATGTGCGCTGCATGGGCGAGAGACTGACAGATTTCCCAGGAAATAGACAGGGATGCCCTTCTTTGTCGAAAATATTGACAAGGAGGAGTTCATTGAATGAAACGGGTAGCTTTACCACTGGTGTTATTGTTGGTTTTCACCCTGTTCCTCGGCGGTTGTTTCGGTCAAAAAACACCGGAAGATGTGGTGAGCGACCTGAACGGTACGCTGGGAAAAATGACTGGGTACAAGTCTCAGGCTGTTTTGACCATGCAGACAGGCTCTACCCCCATGGAGTACGATGTTCAGGTCTGGTATGAAAAGCCAACCAACTATCGGGTAGCTCTCACCTCGAAGCAGCGTGGCATTA is from Brevibacillus brevis and encodes:
- a CDS encoding glutaredoxin family protein, giving the protein MAYKVIIYTQVTCGPCQEEKMWLTSNNIAFEDRDIRQNEAYFQEAIQLGASMTPVTYIEKENGEQIVIHGFNKEELKKALDLN
- a CDS encoding arsenic transporter translates to MVWISFILFLITLTLVIWQPRGLSIGYPAVGGALLALAIGVVTFGDVAEVTSIVWNATLALIGIIIISLVLDEIGFFEWAALHMARFAKGNGRLMFVYVILLGSLVSALFTNDGAALILTPIVLAQVRALKLDAKTVLAFVMASGFIADTSSLPFVISNLVNIVSADYFDIGFAAYAAKMIIPTLFSIGGSLLVLYLYFRKSIPARVDLSHLKNPSEAIRDHRMFRLAWPILAVLLIGFFVSESIHTPVSIIIAGAAIIFCLAARKSEAIAMRRIMKEAPWVVVVFSIGMYVVVWGLHNARLTDLVKDTLDWFMAHGLLATTLGTGFLAAVLSSVMNNLPTVMFNALAIAGTQADGVLREAMIYANVIGSDLGPKMTPIGSLATLLWLHVLGRKDVTITWGQYFRTGVVLTVPTLTFTLLGLYLTLVYFS
- a CDS encoding gamma-type small acid-soluble spore protein, which gives rise to MPKQNRGMGQANQASQAANTATEFASETNAAEVRRQNQQSAQRAASQGAATEFASETNVAEVRRQNQQSAAQQSSGQATE
- the acpS gene encoding holo-ACP synthase — translated: MIIGTGIDIVEIERIATLIKRQERAIKHFLTTEEQQLLNGKSETRQAEMVAGRFAAKEAGAKALGTGIGAVLSFLDMEILPNDSGKPIMTIKHEVYSKLDLDPARVHIHVSISHSQTHAIAQVIVEER
- a CDS encoding ArsR/SmtB family transcription factor, yielding MEMDLMQVLFLSETYKLLGDKTRLTIMALLQVQSLCVRDLVEILQTSQPSVSQHLAKLKTHGLVKERRKGPWVYYSVNTECGPEVKQILSNLPDMSPIVKQKSVASEPSFG
- a CDS encoding gluconate 2-dehydrogenase subunit 3 family protein, which produces MEKPKRYPSYDVWDQHTEWDAHTRKVVGARKMPAIANQFFTKPESLLLQTVVGVLVNDHRLEVLTFVVEHLDNTTASNIGESQRKVGVPPKKELYRSGLKGIDAESHAAYGTDFVALKLDQQEAVLQHVANGGIQNQEAWTDLAPVDFFKRLLHDTVSAYYSHPLVWSDIGYGGPAYPRGYVRVEKGLTDPWEAKANDES
- a CDS encoding GMC family oxidoreductase; this translates as MTSHDHRTITHRPTPVDQRKYADDADVCIVGAGAAGGVLAYELAKAGLRVVVLEAGPFWDPQHDFASDELSMRRLAWQETRLVAGNDPLRLGHNNSGRGIGGGTVHFTGVFLRFHESDFKTKTVDGVGEDWPITYQDLAPYYDKIEREIAVSGPNHFPWGSFQGPYPYPVREPISANAQLFREGCEKLGIESVVAPLAILSGPFDGRPPCINRGFCNQGCMPNAKYSGLIHHIPKAIAEGAEVLSDCMVTEILMAGDRVSGVLFNHNGLTHRQMARVVILAGFVVETPRLLLSSANAQFPQGLANSSGWVGKAIMPHSSHDVYGRLPEEVRLYKGTPVLALTQHFYETDRERGFARGYTLSAHGSRPVGMAAAIAAEREDGSYLWGKQLRETMLDYNMYARITLVGEVLPHPDNRVTLSGEKDEYGMPIPTVTFSYQENDKQLYKHAIGQMNRIVEAMGGQPEHVVSDTAHLMGGCRMGNDRETSVVNEFGQSHDIPNLFIAGASTFVTSSGSNPTNTVMALAARTADKIVEAMKKQDV